The following proteins are encoded in a genomic region of Arachis ipaensis cultivar K30076 chromosome B02, Araip1.1, whole genome shotgun sequence:
- the LOC107627078 gene encoding uncharacterized protein LOC107627078: MLKNSFNCTFILVYGAHNRDEKTRVWEELSYIVGLCQVPCCFLDDFNEILHVEERKDATSLPWSAEEFKDWIQDMHLVDLSLTDRKFTWFQGRSCSRIDRALVNVEWLEEFPETRLRGGPRGLSDHFTIIVEDKKLRGGPRPFRSLDSWFTHDDFLSMVKEEWRGLGDIQFTDKLKALTILLGRWHKANFGEMDNKIKRFEEKIKKIDDLVSNGVYDETMEARRKALVTCCERWYVRKEVHWK, from the coding sequence ATGTTAAAGAATAGCTTCAATTGCACATTTATCTTGGTCTATGGCGCACATAATAGAGATGAGAAGACTCGTGTTTGGGAGGAGCTGAGCTATATAGTTGGGCTATGCCAGGTTCCTTGTTGTTTTTTGGATGACTTTAATGAAATATTACATGTGGAGGAAAGGAAAGATGCAACTAGCTTACCATGGTCTGCGGAAGAATTCAAAGATTGGATACAAGATATGCACTTAGTGGATCTGTCACTCACTGATCGCAAGTTTACATGGTTTCAAGGACGATCTTGCAGTCGTATAGATAGAGCACTGGTTAATGTGGAATGGCTAGAAGAGTTTCCAGAGACTCGGCTACGAGGTGGCCCTAGGGGGTTGTCAGATCATTTTACTATAATAGTGGAGGACAAAAAGCTGAGGGGGGGCCCAAGGCCATTCCGAAGCCTTGATTCGTGGTTCACACATGACGATTTTCTTAGTATGGTTAAAGAGGAGTGGAGAGGGTTGGGGGACATACAGTTCACAGATAAACTGAAGGCGCTGACAATTCTGCTAGGAAGATGGCATAAGGCCAATTTTGGTGAGATGGATAACAAAATTAAAAGATTCGAGGAAAAAATCAAGAAGATTGATGACCTGGTGAGCAATGGAGTGTATGATGAAACGATGGAGGCTAGAAGAAAGGCGTTGGTTACTTGTTGTGAGAGATGGTATGTAAGAAAGGAAGTACATTGGAAATAG